The DNA sequence GTCCCGCTACACGTTGGACCGTACCGCCACACTCACCTGACCCGGCCCGCGTGCAAGATCGTTCGAACGGGTTTGCCCTGCGTACGGCTCGGGTACCGGCTTCGGGGCCGGCCGTTGTGCCGGGCGTACGAGGGCGGGGTGATGCCGGATGCGAACGTTGGGTGGGCGCTACCAACTCCAGCAGCGAATCGGTGTCGGCGGCATGTCCGAGGTCTGGCGCGGCCACGACGAGGTGCTCGACCGGCCGGTCGCGGTGAAGCTCATCCTTCCCCACCGGTGCGACGACGGGGGTGTGGATCCCGTCGAGCGGGTCCGGGCCGAGGCCCGGTCGGCGGCCCGGCTGGCCCATCCCAACGTGACCGGCGTCCACGACTTCGGCCTGTCGACGCCGTACCCGGGCACACGGGCGCCGTACATCGTGATGGAACTGGTCGAGGGGGAGACGCTGGCCGACCGGCTCGCCGGTGGGCCGCTGTCGTGGCGCTTCGCGGTGCGGGTCTGCGCGCAGGTGAGTGCGGCGCTGGCCGCCGCGCACCTGCACGGCATCGTGCACCAGGACGTGAAACCGTCCAACGTGATGCTCACCCCGACCGGGGTGAAGGTCCTCGACTTCGGCATCGCGGCCTCGGCGGGCGAGTCCGATCCGCGACTCGACGGCATGCTGCTCGGCACCCCGGCCTTCCTGCCGCCGGAGCGGTTCGCCGGGGCGCCGCCGGCGCCGTCGAGCGACATGTACGCCATCGGCGTCCTGCTCTATCTCTGCCTGGCCGGCCGGCTGCCGTGGCCGGTCGATCCCGAGGTGTGGCGGATGGAGCACTACCGCGAGCCCGAGCCGCTGCCGCGCATCGACGGCCTGCCGCCGGAGGTCGCCGACCTGTGCTTCGAATGCCTGGCCGCCGATCCGGCGGCACGGCCGAGCAGCTTCGTTGCCGCGCTGCTGCTCGGTGACGTGGTCGACGCCCGCGTGTACGTGCCGACGGTGGAGCCGGCGGCCCCGCCGGCGCAGGTCTCGCCGTGGAACCGGCGGGCCGCGGTCGAGCCGACCGACGCCGTGGCGGGACCGGGACAGGTGGGCCGCCACCGCGCCTGACGCGGGGCGCGCAAGGCGTTTTCCGAGCCGCCGGCGTCGTCGTCGCCGAGCATCGGGAAGGCCCGTCACCTGGGCGTAGGCGGTCCTGCCGGGCCCGCGGCGGCCGGCGGCGCCGTCACCGACCCGACAGTCGCGTTGCGGCGCGCGAACTGTCCAGGACCCGATTTCAGTCGCGGGCCGTCCACCGGCCGTGCGACCTTCTTTCCGGACCCGCCGAACGTCCTAAATGGACCTAGTGGGTGCCCGGGCGGCGCTGGGGGGTGCCGCCCTCTCCACGAGAGAGGAAGATCGTTGAAACGACGTATCCGTGCCGCGATCCTGGCGGTACTGGCCGCGAGCGTGGGGCTGGTGGCGCAGGCGAACCCTGCGCACGCCCGCCCCGACTGTGACGTACCGGATCCGCCGCCGATCTGCGACGGCCCCGGCTCGCACGACCCGGAGGGCAACCTGACCGGGGCGACCCGGGTACCGGCCGGCGTGTCGGTGACCGGCTGGGCGACCGACCCCGACGGGGGCGCGGTCCGGGTGGACATCACCATCGGCGGCACCAAGGTCGGCACCCTGACCACCACCAGCGGCGGCAACTTCTCCGGCACCGTGCCGGCGCGCGCCGGCGGCAACGTCTGCGCCAGGGCGCTCAACAACGGCGCGGGAACCAGCAAGCTGATCGGCTGCGCCAACCTGGCCGTCGCGGTCGACCCGGTCGGCTCCTTCGACCGGATCGAGCGGTCCGGGACCGACCTGGCCCTGCACGGCTGGGCGATCGACGGCGACACGACCGACGCGATCTGGCTGCACGTCTACCAGGACGGCGTCTTCGCCACCGCCGCCCCGGCCGACCGCGCACTGTCCGCGCCGCCCGCCGGCCACCCCGGCTACGGCACCGGCCACGGCTTCGCGGTCACCGTCCCGGAACGGCCCGGCGACGGCGAGCACAACGTCTGCGTCTACGCCATCAACGTCGGCGCGGGCACCGTCAACACCGAGCTCGGCTGCCGTACGTACACGGTGCGGCACGACCCGACCGGCGCGCTCGACGAGGTGACCCGGACCGGGAACACCCTGCGGGTGCGGGGCTGGTCGGCCGATCCCGACGAGCCGCAGACCCCGACCGAGGTGCACATCTACGACAGCGGGGTCTTCGTCCGGTCGGTGACCGCGAACGGCCACCGTCCCGACCTGCCGGGCGAGTACGGCCCGACCCACGGGTACGACGTGACCGACCTGCCGGCGAACATGACGCCCGGGCCGCACACCGTCTGCGCGTACGCGATCAACCGGGCGCACGGCGTCCACAACACGCAGCTCGGCTGCCGGAACTACGCGGTGCCGGCTCCCGTGGCCGCGCCGACGATCAACCCGTTCGGCGAGTGGGACATCTACTCCAACGAGATCCACGTGAGCTGGACCGACAACTCGACCAGCGAGGACGGATACCGGGTGGAGCGCTCGGTGGCCGGCGGGCCGTGGGTGGAGATCTCGCGGCGTACCGACGCCTTCCGTTCGCTGACCGACCGCAACCTGACCCCGAACACCCGGCACTGCTACCGGGTGATCGCGTTCAACGAGCTGACCGAGGCGGCGGCGGAGGTCTGCGCGACCACGAAGCAGCCGCCGCTGCCGCAGCCGACCGGGCTGACCGTGGTCGGCCGCACCGACACCACCCTGACGGTGCGGTGGACCGACAACGCCGAGGGGGAGGACCACTACCTCCTCGGTTGGGGCCGGCCGACCGACCAGGTCCTGCCGCGCATCATCAGCATCCCGGCGAACCCGGGTACCGGTGAGATGACGTACACGGTCACCGGACTGGATTCGTCGACCGACTACCGGGTCGCCGTGTCGCCGCGCAAGGCCGGTCACGACACCGCACCCCCGCTCGACACGACCGCCTGGACCACCGGGGGACCGAT is a window from the Polymorphospora rubra genome containing:
- a CDS encoding fibronectin type III domain-containing protein, which produces MKRRIRAAILAVLAASVGLVAQANPAHARPDCDVPDPPPICDGPGSHDPEGNLTGATRVPAGVSVTGWATDPDGGAVRVDITIGGTKVGTLTTTSGGNFSGTVPARAGGNVCARALNNGAGTSKLIGCANLAVAVDPVGSFDRIERSGTDLALHGWAIDGDTTDAIWLHVYQDGVFATAAPADRALSAPPAGHPGYGTGHGFAVTVPERPGDGEHNVCVYAINVGAGTVNTELGCRTYTVRHDPTGALDEVTRTGNTLRVRGWSADPDEPQTPTEVHIYDSGVFVRSVTANGHRPDLPGEYGPTHGYDVTDLPANMTPGPHTVCAYAINRAHGVHNTQLGCRNYAVPAPVAAPTINPFGEWDIYSNEIHVSWTDNSTSEDGYRVERSVAGGPWVEISRRTDAFRSLTDRNLTPNTRHCYRVIAFNELTEAAAEVCATTKQPPLPQPTGLTVVGRTDTTLTVRWTDNAEGEDHYLLGWGRPTDQVLPRIISIPANPGTGEMTYTVTGLDSSTDYRVAVSPRKAGHDTAPPLDTTAWTTGGPIVNGFTSSVGAVQACAPTEVTLNWKTTGATRVVVKRGTTTLADRTQSGPGVWEGTVSGGSHDGNVLYTLTAYAADGRTATANVPVYRSTPYPLVKSIEFNNTGWYRLEAWYYDLYDNKIQKIGDVASGGKINITPGHCQVRRIKVIDPNTGRVAFMPGSQLVLGHNEGGVSQVAAG
- a CDS encoding serine/threonine-protein kinase; its protein translation is MRTLGGRYQLQQRIGVGGMSEVWRGHDEVLDRPVAVKLILPHRCDDGGVDPVERVRAEARSAARLAHPNVTGVHDFGLSTPYPGTRAPYIVMELVEGETLADRLAGGPLSWRFAVRVCAQVSAALAAAHLHGIVHQDVKPSNVMLTPTGVKVLDFGIAASAGESDPRLDGMLLGTPAFLPPERFAGAPPAPSSDMYAIGVLLYLCLAGRLPWPVDPEVWRMEHYREPEPLPRIDGLPPEVADLCFECLAADPAARPSSFVAALLLGDVVDARVYVPTVEPAAPPAQVSPWNRRAAVEPTDAVAGPGQVGRHRA